From Senegalia massiliensis, a single genomic window includes:
- a CDS encoding aldehyde ferredoxin oxidoreductase family protein, with product MYGYMGKLLRVDLTNRKVNTENLDFEVSKKYLGSRGIGVKIMMDEVEAGIDPFSEENKLIIATGGLTGAPLPTSGRYMVITKSPLTGTIAISNSGGHWGPKFKAAGYDLVIFEGKSEKPVYLYVDDETVEIRDANHIWGKTLSETTEILNQEAKGKVLAIGPAGEKLSLLGSVMNDIDRAAGRGGVGAVMGSKNLKAIVANGTKKVLLYDKNKTKEVTKLKVKTLKEDPVAGNGLPTYGSAVLVNIINENGILPVKNFQQSYTDDADKISGESLKEGPLLKKSACFACPIGCGRVIKTKDGRVIGGPEYETLWSFGSNCDIYDLETINISNELCNEYGMDTISVGATIAAAMELYEKGYIKYEDIAEDGLSLKWGDKDAVIGWTEKMGKREGFGKKLSEGSARLCEYYGAPEISMSVKKQEIAAYDPRGVQGHGLTYAVNNRGGCHIKGYMISPEILGYPEKLDRFSIEGKAAYTKIFLDLTAVIDAIGLCVFTTFGLGLPDYVDMYNAVVGDVYDNDSLLQAGERIWNLEKLFNLREGIDSSQDKLPKRLLKDPISNGPSKGHVHRLDELLPEYYSVRGWDEQGVPTEETLEKLGLSEYKKYVEKEMA from the coding sequence ATGTATGGTTATATGGGTAAACTTTTAAGGGTAGATTTGACAAATAGAAAAGTTAACACAGAAAATTTAGATTTTGAAGTATCAAAGAAGTATTTAGGTTCAAGAGGTATTGGAGTTAAAATTATGATGGATGAAGTTGAAGCTGGTATAGATCCATTTAGTGAAGAAAATAAACTTATAATTGCTACAGGAGGACTTACAGGGGCACCTTTACCTACTTCTGGTAGGTATATGGTTATTACTAAATCACCTCTTACAGGTACTATTGCTATATCAAATTCAGGGGGACATTGGGGACCTAAATTTAAGGCAGCTGGATATGATTTAGTGATATTTGAGGGGAAATCTGAAAAACCAGTATATTTATATGTAGATGATGAAACAGTTGAAATCAGAGATGCAAATCATATATGGGGTAAAACATTATCTGAAACTACTGAAATATTGAATCAAGAAGCAAAGGGAAAAGTACTTGCAATAGGGCCTGCTGGAGAAAAATTATCTCTTTTAGGCTCAGTAATGAATGATATAGATAGAGCAGCTGGTCGTGGTGGTGTTGGTGCTGTAATGGGCTCTAAAAATTTAAAAGCTATTGTAGCTAATGGAACTAAAAAAGTGCTTTTATACGATAAAAACAAAACTAAGGAAGTCACTAAGTTAAAGGTGAAAACATTAAAAGAAGATCCTGTAGCAGGAAATGGTCTACCTACTTACGGTAGTGCTGTACTTGTAAATATTATAAATGAAAATGGAATATTGCCTGTTAAGAACTTTCAACAGTCTTATACAGACGATGCAGATAAAATATCAGGTGAATCTTTAAAAGAAGGACCATTATTGAAAAAATCAGCATGTTTTGCTTGTCCTATAGGTTGTGGTCGTGTTATAAAAACTAAGGATGGTAGAGTCATTGGTGGGCCTGAATATGAGACTCTTTGGTCATTTGGTTCAAATTGTGACATATATGATTTAGAAACTATAAATATATCAAATGAACTTTGTAATGAATATGGAATGGATACTATTTCAGTTGGAGCTACAATTGCAGCAGCTATGGAATTATATGAAAAAGGATATATTAAATATGAGGATATAGCAGAAGATGGATTAAGTCTAAAATGGGGAGATAAAGATGCTGTAATAGGTTGGACTGAAAAAATGGGTAAAAGAGAAGGATTTGGAAAGAAGCTATCAGAAGGATCAGCTAGACTTTGTGAATATTATGGAGCACCTGAAATTTCAATGAGTGTTAAAAAACAAGAAATAGCAGCATATGATCCCCGTGGAGTTCAAGGTCATGGTTTGACTTATGCAGTAAACAATAGAGGGGGATGTCATATTAAAGGATATATGATAAGCCCTGAAATACTCGGATATCCTGAAAAGTTAGATAGATTTTCTATTGAAGGAAAAGCTGCTTATACTAAAATATTCTTAGATCTAACAGCTGTAATTGATGCAATTGGACTTTGTGTCTTTACTACATTTGGACTCGGACTTCCTGATTATGTAGATATGTATAATGCTGTTGTAGGTGATGTTTATGACAATGATTCACTTCTTCAAGCTGGAGAGAGAATTTGGAATTTAGAAAAATTATTTAATTTAAGAGAAGGAATAGATAGCTCACAAGATAAATTGCCAAAGAGATTGTTAAAAGATCCTATTTCTAATGGTCCATCTAAGGGTCATGTTCATAGGTTAGATGAATTATTACCAGAATATTATTCAGTAAGAGGATGGGATGAACAAGGTGTTCCTACTGAAGAAACATTAGAAAAATTAGGGTTATCTGAATATAAAAAGTATGTTGAAAAAGAAATGGCATAA
- a CDS encoding ABC transporter permease, with the protein MNINKKLILKILLNIIIGFVTLTLILSVLNLTPDNFIVLPLGEKSFETNIEFKAILKNVFDYYETLLSGTFGTSNTNKDIFNFVESSFKNSAILLSFSLFFAIVFGILKGIFDSKREKRYSSNLKTLSTLTILAMPDVFLILVLQFLAVILYRNGIKVVPAAGYGEIRHMILPILSLTLIPMSYIARITSLSIDQNFEKNYVKTALGKGASNRRIIYIHVLRNAIMDLLDSFSAIATIIISTLVVVEYMFAYPGLAYIMFKNYELGEIKVVMAMGIMIAFLYFLITTVFKILKYVLNPKLRGELN; encoded by the coding sequence TTGAATATAAATAAAAAACTTATATTAAAAATACTTTTAAATATAATAATAGGGTTTGTTACCCTTACACTTATACTTTCAGTATTAAATTTGACCCCTGATAATTTTATAGTACTTCCTTTAGGAGAAAAAAGCTTTGAAACAAATATAGAGTTTAAAGCAATTCTTAAAAATGTATTTGACTATTATGAAACTCTTTTATCAGGCACATTTGGAACTAGTAATACAAATAAAGATATATTTAATTTTGTAGAATCAAGCTTTAAAAATTCAGCAATTTTACTTTCATTTTCTCTTTTCTTTGCCATAGTATTTGGAATACTTAAAGGAATATTTGATAGCAAAAGAGAAAAGAGATATTCTTCAAATTTAAAAACATTATCTACTCTTACAATACTTGCTATGCCAGATGTATTTTTGATATTAGTATTACAGTTTTTAGCTGTAATATTATATAGAAATGGAATAAAAGTAGTACCAGCAGCAGGATATGGTGAAATAAGGCATATGATTCTTCCTATACTTTCATTAACTCTTATACCCATGAGTTATATTGCTAGAATAACATCACTTTCAATAGATCAAAATTTTGAAAAAAATTATGTTAAAACGGCTTTAGGCAAAGGTGCTTCAAATAGGAGAATAATATATATTCATGTACTTAGAAACGCAATAATGGATTTATTAGATTCATTTTCAGCTATAGCAACTATTATAATATCCACTCTTGTAGTAGTAGAGTATATGTTTGCATATCCAGGTCTTGCATATATTATGTTTAAAAATTATGAGTTAGGTGAAATCAAAGTGGTTATGGCAATGGGGATTATGATAGCTTTTCTTTACTTTTTAATAACTACAGTATTTAAGATACTAAAATATGTGCTAAACCCTAAGTTAAGAGGTGAATTGAACTGA
- a CDS encoding ABC transporter ATP-binding protein, with translation MSNEKLIEIQNLKKYFNINNSNIFKNEKTLKAVDGISFGINKGETFGLVGESGSGKSTTGLLMLRLLSPTSGSVYVEGEDIYKYSKAKFRKMRKDLQIIFQDASWALDPKMIIEDILTEPLKIHNIVPRFEREKEVKRLLNIVGLSSKDMKKFPHEFSGGQRQRIGIAKAISTRPKFILCDEPVSALDVSIQSKILNLLTDLQKEYSLTYLFIAHGLNVVRHVSNTVGVMYLGKLMEIGKVDDIYNSPKHPYTEALISAFPHPDPEIEHKRIILKGEIPSPINTPSGCVFHTRCPYKMDICEKLEPKLTEVGENHKSACFLDEKVIENSKGGEKIEYK, from the coding sequence ATGAGTAATGAAAAATTAATAGAAATTCAGAATTTAAAGAAATATTTTAATATAAATAATTCAAATATATTTAAAAATGAAAAAACATTAAAAGCAGTGGATGGGATTTCTTTTGGTATAAATAAAGGAGAAACATTTGGTTTAGTTGGTGAAAGTGGATCGGGGAAAAGTACTACAGGACTTTTGATGCTGAGGTTGCTAAGTCCTACTAGTGGTAGTGTATATGTAGAAGGTGAAGATATATATAAGTATTCTAAAGCTAAATTTAGAAAGATGAGAAAAGATTTACAAATAATATTTCAAGATGCATCGTGGGCATTAGACCCAAAGATGATAATAGAAGATATATTAACAGAACCACTTAAAATACATAATATAGTACCTAGATTTGAAAGAGAAAAAGAAGTAAAGAGACTACTTAATATAGTAGGACTTTCATCAAAAGATATGAAAAAATTCCCTCATGAATTTAGTGGTGGTCAAAGGCAGAGAATAGGTATAGCTAAAGCTATATCTACAAGACCAAAATTTATACTATGTGATGAGCCAGTTTCAGCATTAGATGTTTCAATTCAATCAAAAATATTAAATTTACTTACAGATTTACAAAAAGAATATAGTTTAACATATTTATTTATAGCCCATGGTTTAAATGTAGTAAGACATGTATCTAATACTGTAGGGGTAATGTATTTAGGAAAATTAATGGAAATAGGAAAAGTAGATGATATATATAACTCTCCAAAACATCCATATACAGAAGCACTCATATCAGCATTTCCACATCCTGATCCTGAAATAGAGCATAAAAGGATAATATTAAAAGGAGAAATACCAAGTCCTATAAATACACCTTCAGGATGTGTATTTCATACACGCTGTCCATATAAAATGGATATATGTGAAAAGTTAGAACCAAAACTTACAGAAGTTGGAGAAAATCATAAATCAGCTTGTTTTTTAGATGAAAAAGTAATAGAAAATTCTAAAGGGGGAGAGAAAATTGAATATAAATAA
- a CDS encoding ABC transporter ATP-binding protein: protein MENLLEVKNLTTYFKLENKTIHAVDDVSFNIKKGEIVALIGESGSGKSVTAKSIMGIVPIPPGKIVNGQVIFEGEDLLQKKNKELKHIRGKDISMIYQEPMTSLNPMLKIGYQIKEVLKIHTNIKGSDAKGKAIELLRKVDIPEPEKRYNSYPYELSGGMRQRVMIAMALICNPKLLIADEPTTALDVTIQAEILELIKSLKSELNMSVLFITHDLGVVTNIADRIMVMYSGKIREISYTKELYKNPLHPYTVSLMKCIPRLNDPTKELYTIKGNVPDLETKEKGCAFYPRCGRRMDKCIDNNPKLLEYKKGHFVRCWHYEEDSNNE, encoded by the coding sequence ATGGAAAATTTGCTTGAAGTGAAAAATCTTACAACATATTTCAAATTAGAAAATAAGACTATTCATGCAGTAGATGATGTGTCATTTAATATAAAAAAAGGTGAAATAGTGGCCTTAATAGGTGAATCAGGTAGTGGAAAATCTGTAACTGCTAAATCTATAATGGGAATAGTACCTATTCCACCAGGTAAAATAGTAAATGGACAAGTAATATTTGAAGGAGAAGATTTATTACAAAAAAAGAATAAAGAACTTAAACACATAAGAGGAAAAGATATATCCATGATATATCAAGAGCCTATGACTTCGCTAAATCCTATGTTAAAAATAGGTTATCAAATAAAAGAAGTATTAAAAATTCATACTAATATAAAGGGTAGTGATGCAAAGGGTAAAGCTATAGAACTTTTAAGAAAAGTAGACATACCAGAACCTGAAAAGAGATATAATTCATATCCATATGAATTAAGTGGTGGTATGAGACAAAGGGTAATGATTGCCATGGCACTAATTTGTAATCCAAAACTTTTAATAGCAGATGAACCTACTACAGCACTTGATGTTACAATCCAAGCTGAAATATTAGAGCTTATAAAGAGTCTAAAAAGTGAATTAAATATGTCAGTATTATTTATAACACATGATTTAGGAGTAGTTACAAATATAGCTGATAGGATAATGGTAATGTATAGTGGAAAGATACGAGAGATTTCATATACAAAGGAATTATATAAAAATCCACTTCATCCATATACAGTGTCTCTTATGAAATGCATACCAAGATTAAATGATCCTACAAAAGAACTTTATACTATTAAAGGAAATGTACCAGATTTAGAAACTAAAGAAAAGGGATGTGCTTTTTATCCAAGGTGCGGTAGACGTATGGATAAATGTATAGATAATAATCCAAAACTCTTAGAATATAAAAAGGGTCATTTTGTAAGATGTTGGCATTATGAGGAGGACAGTAATAATGAGTAA
- a CDS encoding ABC transporter ATP-binding protein — translation MENLLKVENLRTYFELEDKTIYAVDDVSFNIKKGEIVALIGESGSGKSVTAKSIMNIIPRPFGKIKGGKIIFESKDLLTKSKEEIQDIRGRDISMIYQEPLKSLNPRLKIGYQIKEVLKIHTNIKGSDAKEKAIELLRKVDIPEPEKRYNSYPYELSGGMRQRVMIAMALICNPKLLIADEPTTALDVTIQAEILELIKSLKSELNMSVLFITHDLGVVTNIADRIMVMYSGKIREISYTKELYKNPLHPYTVSLMKCIPRLNDPTKELYTIKGNVPDLETKEKGCAFYPRCGRRMDKCIDNNPKLLEYKKGHFVRCWHYYNKEIKLELKSPLIKIQDLKKYFNVKDPSITKEKSYIKAVNNVSFDIYEGETFGLVGESGSGKSTLGYLLLGLLKPTNGKIFYGNDPIYRYNEEQFRKMRKDLQIIFQDASWALDPKMIVEDILTEPLKIHNIVPRFEREKEVKRLLNIVGLSSKDMKKFPHEFSGGQRQRIGIAKAISTRPKFILCDEPVSALDVSIQSKILNLLTDLQKEYSLTYLFIAHGLNVVRHVSNTVGVMYLGKLMEIGKVDDIYNSPKHPYTEALISAFPHPDPEIEHKRIILKGEIPSPIDTPSGCVFRTRCPYKMDICKKIEPKLTEVGENHKSACFLDEKVIENSK, via the coding sequence ATGGAAAACTTATTAAAAGTAGAAAATCTTAGAACATATTTTGAATTAGAAGATAAAACTATTTATGCAGTAGATGATGTGTCATTTAATATAAAAAAAGGTGAAATAGTGGCTTTAATAGGTGAATCAGGTAGTGGGAAATCTGTAACTGCTAAATCTATAATGAATATAATACCTAGACCATTTGGAAAAATAAAAGGTGGCAAAATAATTTTTGAAAGTAAAGATTTATTAACCAAAAGCAAAGAAGAAATACAAGATATAAGAGGAAGAGACATATCTATGATATACCAAGAACCATTAAAATCTCTTAATCCTCGACTAAAAATAGGTTATCAAATAAAAGAAGTATTGAAAATTCATACTAATATAAAGGGCAGTGATGCAAAGGAAAAGGCTATAGAACTTTTAAGAAAAGTAGACATACCAGAACCTGAAAAGAGATATAATTCATATCCATATGAATTAAGTGGTGGTATGAGACAAAGGGTAATGATTGCAATGGCACTAATTTGTAATCCAAAACTTTTAATAGCAGATGAACCTACTACAGCACTTGATGTTACAATACAAGCTGAAATATTAGAGCTTATAAAGAGTCTAAAAAGTGAATTAAATATGTCAGTATTATTTATAACACATGATTTAGGAGTAGTTACAAATATAGCTGATAGGATAATGGTAATGTATAGTGGAAAGATACGAGAGATTTCATATACAAAGGAATTATATAAAAATCCACTTCATCCATATACAGTGTCTCTTATGAAATGCATACCAAGATTAAATGATCCTACAAAAGAACTTTATACTATTAAAGGAAATGTACCAGATTTAGAAACTAAAGAAAAGGGATGTGCTTTTTATCCAAGGTGCGGTAGACGTATGGATAAATGTATAGATAATAATCCAAAACTCTTAGAATATAAAAAGGGTCATTTTGTAAGATGCTGGCATTATTATAATAAAGAAATTAAATTAGAATTAAAATCTCCATTGATAAAAATTCAGGACCTCAAAAAATATTTTAATGTAAAGGATCCAAGTATAACTAAAGAAAAATCATATATTAAAGCAGTAAACAATGTATCTTTTGATATTTATGAAGGAGAAACATTTGGATTAGTAGGTGAAAGTGGTTCTGGGAAAAGTACTTTAGGATATTTATTATTAGGATTATTAAAACCAACAAATGGAAAGATTTTTTATGGAAATGATCCAATATATAGATATAATGAAGAACAGTTTAGAAAGATGAGAAAAGATTTACAAATAATATTTCAAGATGCATCATGGGCATTAGATCCAAAGATGATAGTAGAAGATATATTAACAGAACCACTTAAAATACATAATATAGTACCTAGATTTGAAAGAGAAAAAGAAGTAAAGAGACTACTTAATATAGTAGGACTTTCATCAAAAGATATGAAAAAATTTCCTCATGAATTTAGTGGTGGTCAAAGGCAGAGAATAGGTATAGCTAAAGCCATATCTACAAGACCAAAATTTATACTATGTGATGAGCCGGTTTCAGCATTAGATGTTTCAATTCAATCAAAAATATTAAATTTACTTACAGATTTACAAAAAGAATATAGTTTAACATATTTATTTATAGCCCATGGCTTAAATGTAGTAAGACATGTATCAAATACTGTAGGGGTAATGTATTTAGGAAAATTAATGGAAATAGGAAAAGTAGATGATATATATAACTCTCCAAAACATCCATATACAGAAGCACTCATATCAGCATTTCCACATCCTGATCCTGAAATAGAGCATAAAAGGATAATATTAAAAGGAGAAATACCAAGTCCTATAGATACACCTTCAGGATGTGTATTTCGTACACGCTGTCCATATAAAATGGATATATGTAAAAAAATAGAACCAAAACTTACAGAAGTTGGAGAAAATCATAAATCAGCTTGCTTCTTAGATGAAAAAGTAATAGAAAACTCAAAGTAA
- a CDS encoding ABC transporter permease subunit, with the protein MNKFKKVNIPLFIGLILVIIIFIISIHGYRFMLLDPFAINLSQPKMIDGNLIVNNPPHPPNNTNIWGTDIIGRDIFSRIMYGAKITMLIAVFSAILRFLIALPISFIAAFGNKLSNKIIDIFNATFSAIPALIITYIILNLKSIRNLEIDEAIIAYITVLTFIGFGRISTILRDRIKEILEKSFIKGEITVGKKKWSIAIENILPHLFASIIIYFFIEISRVLIIIAELGVLGIYIGVNKIDPNLIKELELSITPSYYPEWGSMLASARYAISAGKPWIVIYPALALFVSVLGFNLLGEGLKQELNKRNSKFIVFLKHIPYNLSPITFYYQLKNIRKFKKEVLIKISIILIIFITLFIPSKVSKYKVSGDRVFNHVKELYRDNYQISEDNLQNTQDYIINKLENYNTKSIFSTGYLDNEDKDHSIDVENSEFYIDKEEDIKFFYKRSYNFKNVYANKLDEKTYEGELRRRLLTLENYKEGNYNSNNDYILLVNQYSFSFDISSLQKELSNKDFIDGIIYIGTNKEINEKNETNIISPIDKIEKQKSQDGKINFIILVNDDTASKLIENADKEIVFNVKINKSEKNDLNNIFAFIEGEDKEKPPLIFSTNYNERINGGKVLNKGLQNGSSIASLLEIINILKDSEYKPQRNIYFLFLDGSKGENITPYDSLKKSSFYDSLHDEHLFIYLNYLGYENTDNMYIDGSLLIPDNKYHYEVVKNLSKRAKELEVNIILDKIAKPEDDITTLNVNGSSGLFLSSINLSNRDEIESNEMNLRYVSKENLKNQTQLILDVITIMDYELE; encoded by the coding sequence ATGAATAAATTTAAAAAAGTAAATATTCCTCTTTTTATTGGATTAATATTAGTTATTATTATATTTATTATATCTATTCACGGATATAGATTTATGCTATTAGATCCATTTGCAATTAATTTATCACAACCTAAAATGATAGATGGTAATTTAATAGTCAACAATCCCCCCCATCCACCTAATAATACTAATATTTGGGGAACTGATATAATTGGAAGGGATATATTTAGTAGAATTATGTATGGGGCAAAAATAACTATGTTAATAGCTGTATTTTCTGCAATTTTAAGATTTTTAATAGCATTGCCTATTTCATTTATTGCAGCATTTGGAAATAAATTAAGTAATAAAATTATTGATATATTTAATGCTACATTTAGTGCCATACCAGCTCTTATAATTACTTATATTATATTAAACTTAAAATCAATTAGAAATTTAGAAATAGATGAAGCTATTATAGCATATATAACAGTACTTACATTTATAGGATTTGGTAGAATAAGCACTATTCTTAGAGATAGAATAAAAGAGATATTAGAAAAAAGTTTTATAAAAGGAGAAATAACAGTAGGGAAAAAGAAATGGAGTATTGCTATAGAAAATATATTACCACATCTATTTGCAAGTATTATAATTTATTTTTTTATAGAAATAAGCAGAGTGCTGATAATAATAGCAGAATTAGGAGTACTTGGTATATATATTGGAGTAAATAAAATAGATCCAAATTTAATAAAAGAATTAGAACTATCTATTACTCCAAGTTATTATCCTGAATGGGGTTCAATGCTTGCTTCAGCTAGATATGCTATATCGGCTGGTAAACCATGGATAGTAATATATCCTGCACTTGCTTTATTTGTATCTGTACTTGGATTTAATCTTTTAGGAGAAGGGTTAAAGCAGGAATTAAATAAAAGAAATTCTAAGTTTATTGTGTTTTTAAAGCATATTCCATATAATTTATCTCCTATAACTTTTTATTATCAACTTAAAAATATTAGGAAATTTAAAAAAGAAGTATTAATTAAAATATCTATAATATTAATAATTTTTATAACCTTATTCATTCCTTCAAAAGTTAGTAAATATAAAGTAAGTGGTGATAGGGTTTTTAATCATGTTAAAGAATTATATAGAGATAATTATCAAATAAGTGAAGATAATTTACAAAACACTCAAGATTATATAATAAATAAATTAGAGAATTATAATACAAAATCTATTTTTTCAACAGGATATTTAGATAATGAAGATAAAGACCATTCTATAGATGTAGAAAATAGTGAATTTTATATAGATAAAGAAGAAGACATAAAATTTTTTTATAAAAGGTCCTATAATTTTAAAAATGTATATGCTAACAAATTAGATGAAAAAACATATGAAGGTGAGTTAAGAAGAAGATTATTGACTTTAGAAAATTATAAGGAAGGCAATTATAATAGTAATAATGATTATATTTTACTTGTAAATCAATATAGTTTTAGCTTTGATATTAGTTCATTACAAAAAGAACTTTCAAATAAGGATTTTATTGATGGAATTATTTATATTGGAACTAATAAAGAAATTAATGAAAAAAATGAAACTAATATTATATCACCTATAGATAAAATAGAAAAACAAAAGAGTCAAGATGGAAAAATTAATTTTATTATTTTAGTAAATGATGATACAGCTAGTAAATTAATTGAAAATGCAGACAAGGAAATAGTTTTTAATGTAAAAATAAATAAATCAGAAAAAAATGATTTAAATAATATTTTTGCTTTTATAGAAGGGGAAGATAAGGAAAAGCCTCCACTTATATTTTCTACTAATTATAACGAAAGAATAAATGGAGGTAAGGTATTAAATAAAGGGTTGCAAAATGGTTCATCTATTGCTTCTTTATTAGAGATAATAAATATATTAAAAGATAGTGAATATAAACCACAGAGAAATATATATTTTTTATTTTTAGATGGCTCTAAAGGAGAAAATATAACTCCTTATGACTCACTTAAAAAAAGTAGCTTTTATGATTCGTTGCATGATGAACATTTATTTATCTATTTAAATTACTTAGGGTATGAAAATACTGATAACATGTATATTGATGGATCATTATTAATTCCTGATAATAAATATCATTATGAAGTTGTAAAAAATCTTTCTAAGAGAGCTAAGGAATTAGAGGTTAATATAATATTAGACAAAATAGCAAAGCCAGAAGATGACATAACTACATTAAATGTAAATGGAAGTAGTGGGTTATTTTTATCTTCAATAAATTTATCTAATAGAGATGAAATAGAAAGCAATGAAATGAATCTTAGATACGTGAGTAAGGAAAATTTGAAGAATCAAACTCAATTAATATTAGATGTTATTACAATAATGGATTATGAACTGGAATAG
- a CDS encoding ABC transporter permease subunit: protein MKKYRNIILKFIRNIILVLSALTFIIFLIKIPVTSEFNIDIKNISINTNINFKEILNEIFDYYKMIFSGTFGKTSDNRMVWSYIRPGINRSIVLLSISLILAIILGILKGIYDSKNDKPYKSSIKILSTLALIAMPNVFLILLLQFLAVILYRNGIDLVPAAGYGEIRHMILPILALTLIPMSYIARITSLSIDEAYTKEYVETARGKGANDRRILTIHIIRNSIIDILDSFSSITTIIISTLLIVEYMFAYPGIAYMMFRKSGEDNIIIAIAIIIGVLYFFITSIFKIIKHILDPKLKEENI, encoded by the coding sequence ATGAAAAAGTATAGAAATATAATTTTGAAATTTATTCGAAATATCATACTAGTACTTTCAGCATTAACTTTTATAATATTTTTAATCAAAATACCTGTTACTTCTGAATTTAATATAGATATTAAAAACATATCAATAAATACAAATATAAATTTTAAAGAAATTTTAAATGAAATATTTGATTATTATAAAATGATTTTTTCAGGAACATTTGGAAAAACTTCTGATAATAGAATGGTATGGTCATATATAAGACCTGGAATTAATAGGAGTATTGTTTTATTAAGCATATCATTAATATTGGCCATTATTTTAGGTATATTAAAAGGAATATATGATAGTAAAAATGATAAACCTTATAAATCCAGTATAAAAATATTATCTACTCTTGCATTAATAGCGATGCCAAATGTATTTTTAATATTATTATTACAATTTTTAGCTGTAATATTATATAGAAATGGAATAGACTTAGTACCTGCTGCAGGTTATGGAGAAATAAGACATATGATTCTTCCAATACTTGCACTAACTCTTATTCCCATGAGCTATATAGCTAGAATAACTTCACTTTCAATAGATGAAGCTTATACTAAGGAATACGTGGAAACTGCAAGGGGGAAAGGAGCTAATGATAGAAGGATATTAACTATTCATATAATTAGAAATTCTATAATTGACATATTGGACTCCTTTTCCTCTATAACTACTATAATAATTTCTACATTATTAATAGTTGAATATATGTTTGCATATCCAGGAATTGCTTATATGATGTTTAGAAAAAGTGGTGAAGACAATATAATAATAGCTATAGCTATTATTATAGGAGTATTATATTTTTTTATTACATCAATATTTAAGATTATTAAACATATACTAGACCCTAAATTAAAGGAGGAAAATATTTAA